From Caulobacter segnis, a single genomic window includes:
- a CDS encoding YggT family protein, producing the protein MAPIINLVFFILNALLNLLWWAIIISAILSWLFAFDVINRRNQFVYNVATFLDRVTDPILAPFRRIIPSIGGVDISPIIVLLLLRGIQIFILPALQNTLLNVLG; encoded by the coding sequence ATGGCCCCGATCATCAATCTCGTCTTCTTCATCCTCAACGCCCTGTTGAACCTGCTCTGGTGGGCCATCATCATCTCGGCGATCCTGAGCTGGCTGTTCGCGTTCGACGTGATCAACCGCCGCAACCAGTTCGTCTACAACGTGGCGACCTTCCTGGATCGCGTCACGGACCCGATTCTAGCGCCCTTCCGCCGCATCATTCCGTCGATCGGCGGCGTCGACATCAGCCCGATCATCGTCCTGCTGCTGCTGCGGGGCATCCAGATCTTCATCCTGCCGGCGCTGCAGAACACCCTTCTGAACGTTCTGGGCTGA
- a CDS encoding DUF167 family protein — translation MVEILAVRLTPRGGRDAIDGWAADADGRPYLKVRVACPPVDGAANAALLAFLAKTLKIPRSAVRLASGDTARLKRLELDGVTADDLARAFGARP, via the coding sequence TTGGTTGAAATTCTGGCCGTCCGACTGACGCCGCGTGGCGGCCGCGACGCGATCGACGGCTGGGCGGCGGACGCGGACGGCCGCCCCTATCTGAAGGTGCGGGTGGCCTGCCCGCCCGTCGACGGGGCCGCCAACGCCGCGTTGCTGGCGTTCCTGGCCAAGACCCTGAAAATCCCCCGCTCGGCCGTCCGCCTCGCCTCTGGCGACACCGCCCGCCTGAAGCGCCTCGAGCTGGATGGCGTCACCGCCGACGACCTGGCGCGCGCCTTCGGCGCCCGCCCCTAG
- a CDS encoding ATP-binding protein: protein MIGTEEQKDVALAAASRRANTYLRIGATLAIALLLQIYMHPAWGWLWALTYVLCYAFEAWVKHGPRDPAASAPRWRRVVAFAAPFVTSVAFGALSVPLFASHVRFAPTLGGMLLAGALLNVVVTNAGSRSATLMAAAPHAFYLLIAPFIAKAANPGANLADVLWFGALLMIISVAVASRTLTTALKAEADAKAEAERRRHEAEEAVAAKSAFVAMISHELRTPISAILAGAARLHSEVPEASSKIHAQLIADAGDLMRALLNDLLDFSRLEAGRMNVEQAPFNLRQALSDTLRLWRPEIARKGLKLKVHGAATLPRWVNGDVTRLKQVLNNLLSNAIKFTERGEITVVLNAEPTPERVLLSIEVIDTGPGIPDALLGRLFTPFDQLHAAVVRHHGGSGLGLAISRELARLMGGDLTAARPPKQGAVAQGAHFTLTATLGLAEAPRVEEPGLSIAGLRVLVVDDHVVNRRAIELVLQPFGVEATLAESGEEALELLASEAFDAVLMDVYMPGMDGREATRRLRAGAGPNRDVPVIAVTASATPKDWDACAAAGMNGHVAKPIDPMELFGALAQALGGGASAATPDGAAA from the coding sequence ATGATCGGGACCGAGGAGCAGAAGGACGTGGCGCTCGCCGCCGCCTCGCGGCGCGCGAACACCTATCTGCGCATCGGCGCGACCCTGGCCATCGCCCTGTTGCTGCAGATCTACATGCATCCGGCCTGGGGATGGCTGTGGGCCTTGACCTACGTCCTCTGCTACGCCTTCGAAGCCTGGGTGAAGCACGGGCCGCGCGATCCCGCGGCGTCCGCGCCCCGCTGGCGGCGTGTGGTCGCCTTCGCCGCGCCCTTCGTCACCTCGGTGGCGTTCGGCGCGTTGTCCGTGCCCCTGTTCGCATCCCACGTCCGGTTCGCGCCCACCCTGGGCGGAATGCTGCTGGCGGGCGCCTTGCTGAACGTCGTGGTGACCAACGCCGGCAGCCGTTCGGCCACCCTGATGGCCGCCGCGCCGCACGCCTTCTACCTGCTGATAGCCCCGTTCATCGCCAAGGCCGCCAATCCCGGAGCCAACCTGGCCGACGTGCTGTGGTTCGGCGCGCTATTGATGATCATCTCGGTCGCCGTCGCCAGCCGGACCCTGACCACCGCATTGAAGGCCGAGGCCGACGCCAAGGCCGAGGCCGAGCGCCGGCGCCACGAAGCCGAGGAGGCCGTCGCCGCCAAGTCCGCCTTCGTGGCCATGATCAGCCACGAACTGCGCACCCCGATCAGCGCCATCCTGGCCGGGGCCGCCCGCCTGCACAGCGAGGTCCCCGAGGCCAGCTCCAAGATCCACGCGCAGCTGATCGCCGACGCCGGCGACCTGATGCGCGCCCTGCTCAACGACCTGTTGGACTTCTCCCGCCTGGAAGCGGGACGCATGAACGTCGAGCAGGCCCCATTCAATCTGCGCCAGGCTCTGTCGGACACGCTGCGGCTCTGGCGGCCCGAGATCGCCCGCAAGGGCCTGAAGCTGAAGGTGCATGGCGCGGCGACCCTGCCGCGCTGGGTCAACGGCGACGTCACCCGCCTGAAGCAGGTGCTGAACAACCTGCTCAGCAACGCCATCAAGTTCACCGAGCGCGGCGAGATCACCGTCGTGCTGAACGCCGAACCGACGCCCGAACGGGTTCTGTTGTCGATCGAGGTGATCGACACAGGGCCGGGCATCCCCGACGCCCTGCTGGGCCGCCTGTTCACGCCGTTCGACCAGCTGCACGCGGCCGTGGTGCGTCACCACGGCGGTTCGGGCCTGGGCCTGGCCATCAGCCGTGAACTGGCTCGGCTGATGGGCGGCGACCTGACCGCCGCCCGGCCGCCGAAACAAGGCGCCGTGGCGCAGGGCGCCCACTTCACCCTGACCGCGACCCTGGGCCTGGCCGAGGCGCCGCGTGTCGAGGAGCCGGGTCTCTCGATCGCCGGCCTGCGGGTGCTGGTGGTCGACGACCACGTGGTCAACCGGCGCGCCATCGAGCTGGTTCTTCAGCCGTTCGGCGTCGAGGCCACCCTGGCCGAGTCTGGCGAGGAGGCCCTGGAGCTGCTGGCGTCCGAGGCGTTCGACGCGGTGCTGATGGACGTCTACATGCCCGGCATGGACGGCCGCGAAGCCACCCGCCGCCTACGGGCCGGCGCGGGCCCCAACCGGGACGTCCCGGTGATCGCCGTCACCGCCTCGGCCACGCCCAAGGATTGGGACGCCTGCGCCGCCGCCGGCATGAACGGTCACGTGGCCAAGCCCATCGATCCGATGGAGCTGTTCGGCGCCCTGGCTCAGGCGCTGGGCGGTGGGGCCTCGGCCGCGACACCGGACGGCGCGGCGGCCTGA
- a CDS encoding very short patch repair endonuclease, with protein sequence MSTDVYDKAKRSAVMARVKSKDTTPEKALRRILTGLGARYRLHRKDLPGNPDVVMAGRKLAFFVHGCFWHGHDCARGARVPKANRDYWLAKVARNVARDERSTTALLAAGWRVEVVWECDFKDEAALTARLRAVLDQAAAPSGVAAEAPPPSA encoded by the coding sequence ATGAGCACCGACGTCTACGACAAGGCGAAGCGCTCGGCCGTCATGGCCCGGGTCAAGAGCAAGGACACCACGCCGGAGAAGGCGCTGCGGCGGATCCTGACGGGGCTTGGCGCGCGCTATCGCCTGCACCGCAAGGACCTGCCCGGTAATCCCGACGTGGTGATGGCGGGTCGCAAGCTGGCTTTCTTCGTCCACGGCTGCTTCTGGCACGGCCATGACTGCGCCCGCGGCGCGCGGGTTCCCAAGGCCAATCGCGACTACTGGTTGGCCAAGGTCGCCCGCAACGTCGCGCGGGACGAACGCTCGACGACGGCCCTCCTGGCCGCCGGCTGGCGGGTCGAGGTGGTGTGGGAATGCGATTTCAAGGATGAGGCGGCGCTGACGGCGCGCCTGCGCGCGGTGCTGGATCAGGCCGCCGCGCCGTCCGGTGTCGCGGCCGAGGCCCCACCGCCCAGCGCCTGA
- a CDS encoding FAD-dependent oxidoreductase, translating to MRIGVVGCGVGGMAAALALARRGHAVTLLEAFAQPRPLGSGLLLQPTGLAALRALRLEEAIRAAGARVERLEGKDTRGRQVMDLNYGDWRPGAHGVGIHRAVLFDTLHDQLAPAGVEIVTDARIVRVEDPARPVLHDQHGRIFGPFDLAIVGDGSASTLRTAIRPGARAPVYPWGAVWTNATDPDGRFAGALRQVYHRAEVMTGVLPVGRGPDGETGQVSLFWSLPVGQMDAFLASDFAAWRDTRLAPLWPEAAALLADRAGWQGFSRAVYRDVSVGRWNRQACVLIGDAAHGTSPQLGQGANLALVDAVELAARLDRDLRPTAVTVRAWQADRRRHTGLYQLASKALTPLFQAHGAFWPLMRDWFFTPMSRWPGLKPLGVLLLTGTLRLGRFPPETRP from the coding sequence TTGCGCATCGGCGTCGTCGGGTGCGGCGTCGGCGGCATGGCCGCCGCGCTGGCCCTGGCGCGCCGAGGCCATGCGGTCACGCTTCTGGAAGCCTTCGCCCAGCCGCGTCCGCTGGGCTCGGGGCTGCTGTTGCAGCCGACGGGCTTGGCGGCTTTGCGCGCCCTGCGCCTGGAAGAGGCCATCCGCGCCGCCGGCGCCCGTGTCGAGCGGCTGGAAGGCAAGGACACGCGCGGCCGCCAGGTCATGGATCTGAACTACGGCGACTGGCGACCCGGCGCGCACGGGGTAGGCATCCACCGCGCCGTGCTGTTCGACACGCTGCACGATCAATTGGCCCCGGCGGGCGTCGAAATCGTCACCGACGCGCGGATCGTCCGCGTCGAGGATCCCGCCCGCCCCGTCCTGCATGACCAGCACGGACGGATCTTCGGGCCGTTCGACCTGGCCATCGTCGGCGACGGCTCGGCCTCGACCCTGCGGACGGCGATCCGGCCGGGAGCGCGGGCTCCGGTCTATCCCTGGGGCGCCGTCTGGACCAATGCAACCGATCCGGATGGACGCTTCGCCGGCGCCCTGCGGCAGGTCTACCACCGGGCCGAGGTGATGACCGGCGTCCTGCCGGTGGGGCGGGGCCCAGATGGCGAGACCGGTCAGGTCAGCCTGTTCTGGTCGCTACCGGTCGGCCAGATGGACGCCTTCCTGGCCAGCGACTTCGCCGCCTGGCGGGACACGCGCCTGGCGCCGCTTTGGCCCGAGGCCGCGGCTCTGCTGGCCGATCGCGCTGGCTGGCAAGGCTTCTCGCGGGCCGTCTATCGCGACGTTTCCGTTGGACGCTGGAACCGCCAGGCCTGCGTCCTGATCGGCGACGCCGCCCACGGCACCAGCCCGCAACTGGGTCAGGGCGCGAACCTGGCCTTGGTCGACGCCGTCGAGCTGGCGGCGCGCCTGGACCGCGACCTGCGCCCGACCGCCGTCACCGTCCGCGCCTGGCAGGCGGATCGACGGCGTCATACCGGCCTCTATCAGTTGGCGTCCAAGGCGCTGACGCCGCTGTTCCAGGCCCACGGCGCGTTCTGGCCCTTGATGCGAGACTGGTTCTTCACCCCGATGTCGCGCTGGCCGGGCCTCAAGCCGCTGGGCGTGCTGCTGCTGACGGGGACGCTGCGCCTGGGCCGTTTTCCGCCGGAGACGCGGCCATGA